A region from the Acyrthosiphon pisum isolate AL4f chromosome A1, pea_aphid_22Mar2018_4r6ur, whole genome shotgun sequence genome encodes:
- the LOC100162061 gene encoding chromodomain-helicase-DNA-binding protein 1 isoform X1: MHQNVSEEESSDSDQNNENNSGSSSSSSESQSDHSVKVSQEANSSEQSTDEYSPSERPKRVTKPSSKLSESDESSDYSSRVTKNTKWKSDTSDYDSETDKEEIPRSKSLAALRRQKQPTRRPTIKQNPRYKRKNNSFSANSDDEDASKSRNARRRPFAVSYKEESEKSDSDDYLEREEIEEKEEPPDTSETIEKVLAQRQGKKGVTGDVTTIYAVEEKGDPNIECDPNEKETQFLIKWKGWSHIHNTWESMNSLLAQKVKGLKKIDNFVKREDSISAWRNQMTAEDSEYYECQLELQQDLLKSYNIVERIIGESKNPAQKEYYVKWQSLPYSDATWEVASLIERKWPQKIKEFRDREGSKRTPSKACKALKYRPKFVQLAEEPEYFGGYDEKLILRDYQLHGVNWLIHSWCKDNSVILADEMGLGKTIQTICFLYYLFHNYQMHGPFLVVVPLSTMPSWQREFSLWAPDINIVTYIGDVESRNIIRETEWCFESSKRLKFNAILTTYEIVLKDSLLLNSLSWAVLMVDEAHRLKNDDSLLYKALQGFDTNQRLLITGTPLQNSLKELWALLHFIMPGKFDNWEEFEHMHDNAASKGYTKLHRQLEPYILRRVKKDVEKSLPAKVEQILRVEMTPVQRKYYKWILTKNYNALRKGSKGSSTTFLNIMIELKKCCNHALLTKPQENENTADDNLQGLLRGSGKLMLLDKLLVRLRETGHRVLIFSQMVRMLDILAEYLSYRHLPFQRLDGSIKGDIRRQALEHFNAEGSQDFCFLLSTRAGGLGINLATADTVIIFDSDWNPQNDLQAQARAHRIGQKNQVNIYRLVTKGSVEEDIVERAKQKMVLDHLVIQRMDTTGRTVLDKKAKNASIPFNKDELTAILKFGAEELFKDDPGADEEPICDIDDILRRAETRDEAPTTVGDELLSAFKVASFTFDEEKDIADKSPSAQNEQENKEWEEIIPETLRKKVEDEEKAKEMEDLYLPPRSRKTLQKVNQGEGKSEKSKKDESDDSSYDGSDEDQPRKRGRPRVGTKEIVKGFTDAEIRKFIKSCKRFPNPMKRIDAVAGDADLQEKPKSELKKLVQMLYDRCNEACNSEHTEKESDATNEDGVKKRNRGPSIKLGGVAVNAKSVLACSEELDVLDDIIPSDEEERSKFTLDLKRVKSANFDFDWDITDDSKLLIGIYLYGLGSWEAIKIDTALGLSDKILSNEDKKPQAKHLLARSEYLLKMLKKNQVLVKGDPKPKKARKVKEGKSREIIDDDSTDNENGNKKKIDNATNHEEKLKAKRDLINAKSGLTSSPKKEKKRKVVAKMGPMHFTANSEPKAVNVDDIVELPKEKFLECKEKMRPVKKVLKALDDPEEKKNELRYVNHMQECLIEIGSHIGKCLEEFKDPDKIREWRSNLWFFVSKFTEFDSKKLLKIYRRGLHTTEKLEKDNKVKDRNKNKDKIRDKSKEDKKLQKSQMESEDSLKRKRDGDDIEKSNKKKINSNSSSGVLLTTPTSVLTTPPSSSNSSNATRSYDQSSNRYDTNYNHHRNRSAPYSRSDNRNDTRSDNRSDTRSDTRSDNRRFSSSRDSNTRRERYDNNYRSRPAFREREREIDSDMRMYDKIRYQQQAYAAYGQAAAASFYAPELYGRSGSASYMGLPQYSVSTDWHPPVSEYRRDYERRPRNNS, encoded by the exons tcAATCTGATCACAGTGTAAAAGTGTCTCAAGAAGCTAACAGTTCTGAACAATCAACTGATGAATATAGTCCTTCAGAGCGACCTAAACGTGTGACTAAACCATCTTCAAAACTCAGTGAGAGCGATGAATCGAGTGATTACAGTTCTCGAGTCACAAAAAATAC aaAGTGGAAAAGTGATACCTCAGATTATGATTCTGAAACTGATAAAGAAGAAATACCTCGTAGTAAATCATTAGCTGCATTACGGCGTCAAAAACAACCTACAAGACGTCCTACAATCAAACAAAATCCacgttataaaagaaaaaataatagttttagtgCTAACAGTGATGATGAAGATGCTAGTAAATCTAG aaatgcaCGTCGAAGACCCTTTGCAGTTAGCTATAAAGAAGAAAGTGAAAAAAGTGATAGTGATGATTATTTGGAAAGAGAGGAGATTGAAGAAAAAGAAGAACCACCTGATACTTCTGAAACAATTGAAAAAGTTTTGGCTCAAAGACAAGGCAAAAAAGGTGTTACAGGAGATGTAACAACTATTTATGCAGTTGAAGAGAAAGGAGATCCTAATATTGAGTGTGATCCCAATGAAAAAGAGACTCAGTTTCTGATAAAATGGAAGGGCTGGTCACATATTCATAATACTTGGGAGTCTATGAATTCACTTTTGGCCCAAAAAGTTAAAGGGCTTAAGAAAATTGATAACTTTGTGAAACGTGAAGATTCTATTAGTGCATGGCGTAATCAAATGACAGCTGAAGATTCTGAATATTATGAATGTCAACTTGAACTTCAACAAGATTTATTAAAGAGCTACAATATTGTTGAaagaataatag gAGAATCTAAAAATCCAGCCCAAAAAGAGTATTATGTTAAATGGCAATCTTTGCCTTATAGTGATGCGACATGGGAAGTAGCATCATTAATTGAACGTAAGTGGCctcaaaaaattaaagaattcaGAGATCGTGAGGGTTCAAAAAGAACACCATCAAAAGCGTGTAAAGCTTTAAAATATCGTCCAAAATTTGTTCAACTTGCTGAAGAACCTGAATATTTTGGTGGTTATGATGAg aaaTTGATACTTCGAGATTATCAATTACATGGTGTGAATTGGCTTATTCATTCATGGTGTAAAGACAATTCTGTAATTCTTGCTGATGAAATGGGTCTCGGAAAAACTATTCAAACTATTTGttttctgtattatttatttcacaattaCCAAATGCATGGTCCATTCCTAGTTGTTGTTCCTTTATCAACTATGCCTTCGTGGCAGCGCGAATTCAGTTTATGGGCTCCTGATATAAACATTGTAACGTACATTGGAGATGTTGAATCTCGTAACATA atacGTGAAACGGAGTGGTGTTTTGAGAGTTCtaaaagattaaaatttaatgctaTTCTTACTACCTATGAAATTGTTCTTAAAGATAGTTTGCTATTAAACAGTCTTAGTTGGGCTGTTTTAATGGTTGATGAAGCACATCGTTTAAAAAACGATGATTCCCTTTTGTATAAAGCTCTTCAAGGTTTTGATACTAATCAGAGGTTACTTATAACCGGAACCCCTTTACAAAACAGTTTAAAAGAACTGTGGGCATTGTTGCATTTCATTATGCCTGGAAA ATTTGATAACTGGGAAGAGTTTGAGCATATGCATGACAATGCGGCTAGTAAAGGTTATACAAAACTTCATAGACAACTTGAACCATATATTTTACGCCGTGTTAAAAAAGATGTAGAAAAGTCATTACCAGCCAAA GTTGAACAAATTTTAAGAGTGGAAATGACTCCTgttcaaagaaaatattacaaatggattttaaccaaaaattataatgCTTTAAGAAAAGGATCTAAGGGATCAtcgacaacatttttaaatattatgatagaatTAAAAAAGTGCTGTAATCATGCTCTGTTGACTAAACCCCAAGAGAATGAAAACACAGCTGATGACAATCTGCAg GGTTTATTACGAGGATCTGGAAAACTTATGCTACTTGATAAGTTATTAGTACGTCTGAGAGAAACTGGCCACCGAGTATTGATTTTCTCTCAGATGGTTCGTATGTTAGATATTCTTGCTGAATATCTTAGCTATCGACATTTACCATTTCAAAGACTTGATGGAAGCATTAAAGGTGATATAAGAAGACAAGCTTTAGAACATTTTAATGCTGAAGGGTCTCAAgatttttgttttctattatCAACTCGAGCTGGTGGACTTGGTATTAATTTAGCCACAGCagatacagttattatatttgattcgGACTGGAATCCTCAAAATGATTTACAAGCCCAGGCACGTGCTCACAGGATTGGACAGAAGAATCAAGTTAATATTTATCGACTGGTTACAAAAGGGTCAGTTGAAGAAGACATTGTAGAAAGAGCGAAGCAGAAAATGGTTCTGGATCATTTGGTAATTCAACGAATGGATACTACGGGTCGTACTGTTTTAGACAAAAAAGCAAAAAATGCATCAATTCCTTTTAATAAAGATGAGCTTACAGCTATATTAAAATTTGGTGCAGAAGAATTATTTAAAGATGATCCTGGAGCTGATGAAGAACCtata tgtgaTATTGATGACATTTTGAGAAGAGCTGAAACACGAGATGAAGCTCCGACAACTGTAGGCGATGAACTTTTATCTGCCTTTAAAGTGGCTAGTTTTACTTTTGATGAAGAGAAAGATATTGCTGATAAGTCACCTAGTGCTCAAAATGAACAAGAAAATAAAGAATgg gaAGAAATAATACCTGAAacattaagaaaaaaagttGAGGATGAAGAAAAGGCAAAAGAAATGGAAGATCTTTATTTACCTCCTAGAAGTagaaaaacattacaaaaagtGAATCAAGGAGAAGGGAAAAGTGAAAAATCTAAGAAAGATGAATCTGATGATTCTAGCTATGATGGCAGTGATGAAGATCAACCAAGAAAACGTGGAAGACCACGTGTCGGAACCAAAGAAATAGTTAAAGGTTTCACCGATGCagaa atTCGAAAGTTTATTAAAAGTTGTAAACGTTTTCCTAATCCTATGAAACGTATTGATGCTGTAGCTGGTGATGCAGATCTTCAAGAGAAGCCTaaatcagaattaaaaaaattagttcaaatGTTATATGACCGTTGTAATGAAGCATGTAATAGCGAGCACACTGAAAAAGAATCTGATGCTACTAATGAAGATggtgttaaaaaaagaaatagggGACCTTCAATAAAACTTGGTGGTGTGGCAGTGAATGCTAAAAGTGTATTAGCTTGTAGTGAAGAATTAGATGTTTTGGATGATATAATACCATCAGATGAAGAAGAAAGATCTAAGTTCACTTTAGATTTAAAACGTGTCAAATCagctaattttgattttgattggGATATAACTGATGATTCTAAACTATTAATAGGAATTTATCTTTATGGCTTAGGTTCATGGGAAGCAATTAAAATTGATACTGCATTAGGCCTCAGTGACAAAATATTATCCAATGAAGATAAAAAACCGCAAGCTAAACATTTATTAGCTCGTTCTGAATATCTACTGaagatgttgaaaaaaaatcaagtattaGTTAAAGGTGACCCAAAACCCAAGAAGGCACGAAAGGTAAAAGAAGGAAAATCAAGGGAAATAATTGATGATGATAGTACTGATAACGAAAATggaaacaaaaagaaaattgatAATGCTACTAATcatgaagaaaaattaaaagcCAAAAGAGATTTAATCAATGCAAAATCTGGATTGACTAGTTcaccaaaaaaagaaaaaaaacgtaaagTTGTTGCTAAAATGGGTCCAATGCATTTCACTGCTAATAGTGAACCTAAGGCCGTAAATGTGGATGATATTGTTGAGTTGCcgaaagaaaaatttttagag TGTAAAGAAAAAATGAGACCAGTGAAGAAAGTGTTGAAAGCTTTAGATGATCCagaagaaaagaaaaatgaattacGCTATGTAAATCATATGCAAGAGTGTTTAATAGAAATTGGATCACACATTGGTAAATGCTTAGAAGAATTTAAGGACCCGGATAAAATAAGAGAATGGAGAAG CAATTTATGGTTTTTCGTCTCAAAGTTTACCGAATTTGATTCTAAAAAATTGCTAAAAATTTATCGACGAGGATTACATACAACTGAAAAACTTGAAAAAGATAACAAAGTAAAagatagaaataaaaacaaagataaAATTAGAGATAAATCTAAAGAAGATAAAAAACTCCAAAAATCT caGATGGAATCTGAAGATTCATTAAAACGAAAACGTGATGGTGATGATATagaaaaatcaaacaaaaaaaagataaattcaAACAGTAGTTCAGGTGTTTTATTAACCACTCCAACTTCTGTTCTAACTACACCTCCGAGTTCTAGTAATTCCTCCAATGCTACAAGGTCATATGATCAAAGCAGTAATCGgtatgatacaaattataatcatcataGAAATAGGAGTGCACCCTATTCTAGGAGTGATAATCGAAATGATACTCGGAGTGATAATCGAAGCGATACTAGAAGTGATACTAGAAGTGATAATAGAAG GTTTTCATCTAGTCGTGACTCTAACACCAGGCGTGAAAGGTATGACAATAATTATCGAAGTCGTCCGGCCTTCAGGGAAAGAGAAAGAGAGATCGACTCTGATATGCgaatgtatgataaaattag aTATCAACAACAAGCCTATGCTGCATATGGACAAGCTGCTGCTGCCAGTTTCTATGCTCCCGAATTGTATGGCCGCTCAGGTTCTGCATCATACATGGGCTTACCTCAATATAGTGTTTCTACTGATTGGCATCCCCCCGTATCAGAATATAGGAGAGACTATGAACGTAGACCTCGAAATAATTCCTAG